A single genomic interval of Bacillota bacterium harbors:
- a CDS encoding sigma-E factor regulatory protein RseB domain-containing protein has product MKASAEEELDRLIEAMNEEKSPPLGGDPDLAEMAAVVRAVRSLRPQAEPRHVPGRPGLRRFLTRLGIGLAAACLAAALIAVPWPGSPRADVVQAMERVVSKLTSYHGALEMRTTNAGGQTVFTRRVELWSDGRKQAFRLDDGTLTVNNGDVHWQARPEDRLVVLLPLVGPGADGSFDLKDEAGRALEYPHKSVGVETVAGREASHIVIEPPGGQAYDLWIDVQTKLPLRLRTAMQNAIQTTYTFVSFETGEIADPSVFVYDRTALEKQGYQVVDGDPGRVVATPREAAAVAGFNPLLPAEGPERIVAFKDRIVLDYGQTTITESKAAGAFDLVANSATGKAAGGPLEVWFDRLRWRQDGLEIAVKGPRRAELAAQVTADLALPDVGADPAEQAEVKVPVDLMMVKAQQQQVDGGHSPWWLDPMQVAAAFVDQTAPAGSGGPGPRTFRVNSNNGLVAVVEVGEGSVERVYLKRLVRQDETGIWSVVGYDKR; this is encoded by the coding sequence TTGAAGGCTTCTGCCGAAGAAGAATTGGATCGCCTGATCGAGGCGATGAATGAAGAGAAATCCCCGCCACTCGGCGGCGACCCGGACCTGGCCGAAATGGCCGCCGTGGTCAGAGCGGTGCGGTCGCTGCGGCCCCAGGCCGAACCGCGCCACGTCCCCGGCCGGCCCGGCCTGCGCCGGTTCCTGACCCGCCTGGGCATCGGCCTTGCCGCCGCCTGCCTCGCCGCCGCCCTGATCGCCGTGCCCTGGCCCGGCTCCCCGCGGGCCGACGTCGTCCAGGCCATGGAACGGGTCGTCTCCAAGCTTACCAGCTACCATGGAGCGCTCGAGATGCGGACGACCAACGCCGGGGGCCAGACGGTCTTCACCCGTCGGGTCGAGCTCTGGTCGGACGGGAGAAAGCAGGCCTTCCGCCTCGACGACGGGACCTTGACGGTCAATAACGGAGACGTGCATTGGCAGGCCCGCCCGGAGGATCGCCTAGTGGTCCTGCTGCCCCTGGTCGGCCCGGGCGCCGACGGCTCCTTCGATCTGAAGGACGAGGCCGGGCGGGCCCTGGAGTACCCGCACAAGTCGGTCGGGGTGGAGACGGTGGCCGGCCGCGAGGCTTCCCACATCGTCATCGAGCCGCCGGGGGGCCAGGCTTACGACCTTTGGATCGATGTTCAGACCAAGCTCCCCCTGCGCCTGCGGACGGCGATGCAGAACGCCATTCAGACCACCTACACCTTCGTCAGCTTCGAAACCGGTGAAATCGCCGATCCATCGGTCTTCGTGTACGACCGGACGGCCCTCGAGAAGCAAGGGTATCAGGTGGTGGACGGCGACCCCGGCCGCGTGGTGGCCACGCCGAGAGAAGCCGCGGCCGTGGCCGGTTTCAACCCGCTGCTCCCGGCCGAGGGCCCGGAGCGGATTGTCGCCTTCAAGGATCGGATCGTCCTCGATTATGGCCAGACGACGATCACCGAAAGCAAGGCCGCCGGGGCCTTCGATCTCGTCGCCAACAGCGCCACCGGCAAGGCCGCGGGCGGGCCGCTCGAGGTGTGGTTCGACCGGTTGCGCTGGCGACAGGATGGTCTGGAGATCGCCGTCAAGGGCCCGCGCCGGGCTGAACTGGCCGCTCAGGTGACGGCCGACCTGGCCCTCCCCGACGTCGGCGCCGACCCGGCCGAGCAGGCCGAGGTCAAGGTGCCGGTCGACCTGATGATGGTTAAGGCGCAGCAGCAGCAGGTGGACGGCGGGCACAGCCCGTGGTGGCTCGACCCGATGCAGGTGGCCGCGGCCTTCGTGGACCAGACCGCGCCGGCGGGTTCCGGCGGGCCCGGGCCGCGGACCTTCCGAGTCAATTCGAACAACGGCCTCGTCGCCGTGGTCGAGGTGGGCGAGGGTTCCGTCGAGCGGGTCTACCTCAAGCGCCTGGTCCGCCAAGATGAGACCGGCATCTGGTCGGTGGTCGGCTACGACAAGCGGTAG
- a CDS encoding transglycosylase SLT domain-containing protein: MDKSPSAAGALALVLILSLGGSLLVQGSINGRLAAQVERLEGELSATKEELRAVGARLTSALSSGPLNQAFATAGARYEVPVDLLKAVSYAESRWWHRSGSSPSIDGRYGLMGLRRGATLTRAARLLGLSEETLMTNPVENIYGAAAVLRDLDERTANGARPSADLDDWYQTIKAYGCFGSDYVRTLYANEVFRFARQGASRTISGEEIRIQPAAGGGN; the protein is encoded by the coding sequence GTGGACAAATCCCCGTCGGCAGCCGGCGCCCTGGCCCTGGTGCTGATCCTCAGCCTCGGCGGATCGCTGTTGGTTCAAGGTTCGATCAACGGGCGCCTCGCGGCCCAGGTCGAACGGCTCGAAGGAGAACTCTCCGCGACCAAAGAGGAACTTCGGGCGGTCGGCGCCCGTCTGACTTCGGCCCTTAGCTCCGGGCCACTGAACCAGGCCTTCGCCACCGCCGGGGCCCGGTACGAGGTCCCGGTGGACCTCCTCAAAGCCGTCTCCTACGCCGAGTCCAGGTGGTGGCACCGCAGTGGGTCATCCCCGAGCATCGATGGGCGATACGGCCTGATGGGCCTGCGGCGCGGGGCCACCCTGACCAGGGCCGCCAGGCTGCTCGGTCTCAGCGAGGAAACGCTGATGACCAACCCGGTAGAGAACATCTACGGGGCGGCCGCCGTGTTGCGCGATCTCGATGAGCGGACAGCCAACGGCGCCCGTCCTTCGGCCGACCTCGATGACTGGTACCAGACGATCAAAGCCTATGGGTGCTTCGGCAGCGACTATGTGCGGACGCTGTACGCCAACGAGGTCTTTCGGTTCGCGCGGCAGGGAGCGAGCCGGACGATCTCAGGGGAGGAAATCCGCATCCAACCAGCGGCCGGCGGCGGGAACTAG
- a CDS encoding long-chain fatty acid--CoA ligase translates to MEARVWHKSYEPEVRPSIDYPQVPVYQFVYDSASKRPDGTAIIFFNRKFTYRWLKDQVDKFATAMTAMGVKKGDRVAIMLPNCPQVVIAYYGALRAGATVVLTNPMYVDRELEFQMNDSGAETIVILDHLWPRLDKVRAKTPLKRLIIAGMAEYMPFPLSALYPIKARRDKLVVGVQPGSGAIAFKDLVAKYAAAPSAVTHDLGGDAAVLQYTGGTTGTAKGAVLTHKNLVANVMQCREWFHKSRWGEEVMVGALPLFHSYGMTSVMNMATFLGSSMILLPRFVVKDVLENIQRHKATIFCGAPTMYVACNNYPEIKKYNLKSIESCISGSAALMAETQNKFQEITQGKLVEGYGLSESTPVTHANPIWGKGRIGSIGLPVPDTDAKIVDLETGQRDLPPGEVGELVIKGPQVMKGYWNRSDETAKTLRDGWLYTGDIAKMDEEGYFYVVDRKKDMIIAGGFNIYPRDVEEILFEHPKVLEAAVAGVPDPYRGETVKAYVILKPGETATPEEIIQFCRDHMAAFKAPRQVEFRTSLPKTIVGKVLRRVLVEEEKVKLAKEGEGIA, encoded by the coding sequence GTGGAAGCAAGAGTCTGGCACAAGAGCTATGAACCAGAGGTCCGGCCCTCCATCGACTACCCCCAAGTACCGGTCTACCAGTTCGTCTACGATTCGGCGTCCAAAAGACCGGACGGGACCGCCATCATCTTCTTCAATCGTAAGTTCACCTACCGCTGGCTGAAGGACCAGGTCGACAAATTCGCCACGGCGATGACCGCGATGGGGGTCAAGAAGGGTGACCGGGTGGCGATCATGCTGCCCAATTGCCCGCAGGTGGTCATCGCTTACTACGGGGCCCTGCGGGCGGGGGCCACCGTGGTCCTGACCAACCCGATGTATGTTGACCGCGAGCTGGAGTTCCAGATGAACGACTCGGGCGCCGAGACCATCGTCATCCTCGATCACCTCTGGCCGAGGCTGGACAAGGTCAGGGCGAAGACGCCTTTGAAACGACTGATCATCGCCGGGATGGCCGAGTACATGCCCTTTCCGCTGAGCGCGCTCTACCCGATCAAGGCCCGCCGCGACAAGCTGGTCGTCGGCGTCCAGCCGGGGAGCGGGGCGATTGCCTTCAAGGACCTCGTGGCCAAGTACGCCGCGGCGCCGTCGGCGGTCACCCACGATCTCGGCGGGGACGCGGCCGTCCTGCAGTACACCGGGGGCACCACGGGCACCGCCAAGGGGGCCGTCCTGACCCACAAGAACCTGGTCGCCAACGTCATGCAGTGCCGCGAGTGGTTCCATAAGTCCCGCTGGGGTGAGGAGGTCATGGTCGGGGCCCTGCCCTTGTTCCACTCCTACGGGATGACCTCGGTCATGAACATGGCCACCTTCCTGGGTTCGTCGATGATCCTCCTGCCGCGGTTCGTGGTCAAGGACGTCCTCGAGAACATCCAGCGGCACAAGGCGACCATCTTCTGCGGCGCCCCCACGATGTACGTGGCCTGCAACAACTATCCCGAGATAAAGAAGTACAACCTGAAGTCGATCGAGTCGTGCATCAGCGGGTCGGCCGCCCTGATGGCCGAGACGCAGAACAAGTTCCAGGAGATCACCCAGGGCAAGCTGGTCGAGGGCTACGGACTGTCGGAGTCGACCCCGGTCACCCACGCCAACCCCATCTGGGGCAAGGGCAGGATCGGCTCCATCGGCCTGCCCGTCCCGGACACCGACGCGAAGATCGTCGACCTCGAGACCGGCCAACGCGACCTGCCTCCCGGCGAGGTCGGCGAGCTAGTCATCAAGGGCCCGCAGGTGATGAAGGGCTACTGGAACCGGTCCGACGAGACGGCCAAGACCCTCCGCGACGGCTGGCTCTACACCGGCGACATCGCCAAGATGGACGAAGAGGGCTACTTCTACGTCGTCGACCGCAAGAAGGACATGATCATCGCCGGCGGCTTCAACATCTACCCGCGGGATGTCGAGGAGATCCTCTTCGAGCACCCGAAGGTCCTCGAGGCAGCCGTGGCCGGCGTCCCCGACCCCTACCGCGGCGAGACGGTCAAGGCCTACGTAATCCTGAAGCCAGGGGAAACGGCCACCCCGGAGGAGATCATCCAGTTCTGCCGCGACCACATGGCCGCCTTCAAGGCCCCGCGCCAGGTCGAGTTCCGCACCTCCCTGCCGAAGACCATCGTCGGCAAGGTCCTCCGCCGCGTCCTGGTTGAAGAGGAGAAGGTCAAGCTGGCCAAGGAAGGGGAAGGGATCGCCTGA
- a CDS encoding protein-export chaperone SecB, producing the protein MSPEVQQHIVPHRVQLTKVLLKELECKLYSDEALDHLDVSIKAEADGKVVSDTEGHCSLTLDIAAKQGDRQAVGLRLTIAGHCSTEPGSDAQGFREFVANQALALLFPFTRELVANITMRMGLSPLLIPLIDVFQTSKNIERSRESNPTGKSDD; encoded by the coding sequence ATGTCGCCTGAGGTACAGCAACACATAGTGCCTCACCGGGTTCAGCTCACCAAGGTGTTGCTCAAAGAGCTAGAGTGTAAGCTTTATTCAGATGAAGCATTGGACCACCTAGATGTATCCATTAAGGCTGAGGCAGACGGGAAGGTTGTTTCCGACACCGAGGGGCATTGTAGCCTGACATTAGATATAGCTGCTAAACAAGGCGATCGGCAAGCCGTTGGTCTTAGACTAACGATTGCCGGACACTGTAGTACCGAGCCCGGGAGTGATGCCCAGGGATTCCGGGAATTTGTGGCAAACCAGGCTCTCGCGCTACTTTTTCCGTTCACTCGAGAATTGGTGGCCAATATCACCATGAGGATGGGGCTTTCACCGTTACTAATACCCCTCATCGATGTTTTCCAGACCTCTAAGAACATTGAACGTTCGCGGGAATCAAATCCGACGGGGAAGAGCGATGACTAG
- the rpoD gene encoding RNA polymerase sigma factor RpoD produces the protein MKSQEPKSAGVRELIIKGKKRGVLTYNEVMDALQDEELSPDQIDDIYKMLEEDGIEVVGEVPEAEATPVGPLERDEATEPPAEADSETGSHAAEEVDLSVPEGVAIDDPVRMYLKEIGRVPLLTAQDEVDLAKGIEAGDEEAKRHLTEANLRLVVAIAKKYVGRGMLFLDLIQEGNLGLLKAVEKFDYRKGYKFSTYATWWIRQAITRAIADQARTIRIPVHMVETINKLIRVQRQLLQKLGREPSPEEIAAEMEISVDRVREILKIAQEPVSLETPIGEEEDSHLGDFIEDEDAPAPAEAASFMLLKEQLEEVLATLTPRERDVLRLRFGLDDGRARTLEEVGHVFAVTRERIRQIEAKALRKLRHPSRSKKLKDYLD, from the coding sequence ATGAAGAGCCAGGAACCGAAGAGCGCGGGGGTGCGCGAGCTAATCATCAAAGGCAAGAAGCGCGGCGTCTTGACCTACAATGAGGTCATGGACGCCCTTCAGGACGAGGAGCTCTCCCCCGACCAGATCGACGACATCTACAAAATGCTAGAAGAAGACGGCATCGAAGTCGTCGGCGAGGTTCCCGAGGCTGAGGCCACTCCGGTCGGACCCCTCGAGCGTGACGAAGCCACCGAACCTCCGGCCGAAGCCGACTCCGAGACGGGATCTCACGCGGCCGAAGAGGTCGACCTGTCCGTGCCCGAAGGGGTCGCCATCGACGACCCCGTCCGGATGTACCTCAAAGAGATTGGGCGGGTGCCCCTTCTCACCGCCCAGGACGAGGTCGACCTGGCCAAGGGGATCGAGGCCGGGGACGAAGAGGCCAAACGCCACCTGACCGAAGCCAACCTCCGCCTGGTCGTGGCCATCGCCAAGAAGTACGTCGGCCGCGGCATGCTCTTTTTGGACCTCATCCAGGAGGGCAACCTCGGCCTGCTCAAGGCGGTCGAGAAGTTCGACTACCGGAAGGGCTACAAGTTCAGCACCTACGCGACCTGGTGGATTCGCCAGGCGATCACCCGGGCCATCGCCGACCAGGCCAGGACGATCCGCATCCCGGTCCACATGGTCGAGACCATCAACAAGCTGATCCGGGTCCAGCGCCAGTTGCTTCAGAAGCTCGGCCGCGAGCCGTCTCCCGAAGAGATCGCCGCCGAGATGGAGATTTCCGTCGACCGCGTCCGCGAGATCCTCAAGATCGCCCAGGAGCCGGTCTCTCTGGAGACGCCCATCGGCGAGGAAGAGGACAGCCACCTCGGTGACTTCATCGAGGACGAGGACGCTCCCGCGCCGGCCGAGGCGGCCAGCTTCATGCTCCTCAAGGAGCAGCTCGAAGAGGTCCTGGCGACCCTGACCCCGCGCGAGCGCGACGTCCTTCGCCTGCGCTTCGGGCTGGACGACGGCCGGGCCCGAACCCTCGAAGAGGTCGGCCACGTCTTCGCCGTCACTCGCGAGCGCATCCGGCAGATCGAGGCCAAGGCCCTGCGGAAGCTGCGGCACCCGAGTCGGAGCAAGAAGCTGAAGGATTATCTGGACTGA
- the dnaG gene encoding DNA primase: MKGLTDEFIEEIRSRSDIVDVIGESVALRKTGKNFVGLCPFHHEKTPSFSVAPDKQMFYCFGCHAGGNVFHFLMKRDNLTFPEAVAGLAERVGLPLPEPELSPEEARRRQEREAHYHALELAADFYHLALMKSRQGAGARQYLVDRGLTAETVERFRLGYAPEAWDLLLKALTRKGFPPKTMEGAGLVIHSVDRDSYYDRLRNRVVFPIFDARGRVIAFGGRVLDDSLPKYLNSSDTVVFAKGHNLYALNLARPAIRDSGQVILVEGYMDAITCHQAGVQNVVASLGTALTRDQGAILARMAPETVIAYDADTAGQTATMRGLEILGEAGCRVRVAALAEGKDPDEFIRLRGADAFRTATQKALPLVEYRFELARRDGDPATVEGKVKIASTMATVLAGLENAVEREAYIQEFATKLGLGVEALRTEVRKAFRARQTKSGTQSTDGGRPISQHIPALSRNNNGQDLARAGRPTARLLAERGLLRLLIDQPELRRQIVGGLGPDDFSGAAERVVAEMVLGEEAASEPPGSEAFLAALPAHFENEDDARVAAEIVMGEMPPGEPDKMVPGYLKTIREASVKARAELIRVEMERLERDGQEIPEAMLREYHELQQLRSAGGTAAPPGQRHVSKGETG, from the coding sequence GTGAAAGGACTCACCGACGAGTTCATCGAGGAGATTCGCTCGCGCAGCGACATAGTCGACGTCATCGGCGAGAGCGTCGCGTTGCGCAAGACCGGCAAGAACTTCGTCGGACTCTGCCCGTTCCACCACGAAAAGACGCCGTCCTTTTCGGTTGCCCCGGACAAGCAGATGTTCTACTGCTTTGGCTGCCATGCCGGGGGCAACGTTTTTCATTTCCTGATGAAGCGGGACAACCTCACCTTTCCAGAGGCCGTGGCCGGGCTGGCGGAACGAGTGGGTCTCCCGCTCCCAGAGCCGGAGCTTTCACCCGAGGAAGCCCGAAGGCGCCAGGAACGCGAGGCCCATTATCATGCCCTGGAGCTGGCGGCGGACTTCTACCACCTGGCCCTTATGAAGTCCCGGCAGGGGGCCGGCGCCCGCCAGTACCTCGTCGATCGCGGCCTGACCGCCGAAACGGTCGAGCGCTTCCGCCTCGGATATGCCCCCGAAGCTTGGGATTTGTTGCTCAAGGCCTTAACTCGCAAGGGCTTTCCGCCGAAGACCATGGAAGGGGCCGGCCTGGTCATCCACAGCGTCGACCGCGATTCCTACTATGACCGGTTGCGGAACCGGGTGGTCTTCCCGATCTTCGACGCCCGCGGACGAGTCATCGCCTTCGGCGGGCGGGTCCTCGACGACAGTCTTCCGAAGTACCTCAACTCTTCGGATACGGTCGTCTTCGCCAAGGGGCACAACCTCTACGCCCTGAACCTGGCCAGGCCGGCCATCCGCGACAGCGGTCAGGTCATCCTGGTCGAAGGGTACATGGACGCCATCACCTGCCACCAGGCCGGCGTCCAGAACGTGGTGGCCAGCCTGGGGACGGCGCTGACCCGTGACCAGGGAGCCATCCTGGCCCGGATGGCGCCGGAGACGGTGATCGCCTACGACGCCGACACCGCCGGACAGACCGCCACAATGCGCGGTCTGGAGATCCTCGGCGAGGCGGGTTGCCGAGTCAGGGTCGCCGCCCTCGCGGAGGGCAAGGATCCGGACGAGTTCATCCGCCTGCGGGGTGCCGACGCCTTCCGGACGGCCACTCAGAAGGCCCTGCCCCTGGTGGAGTACCGGTTTGAGCTGGCCAGGCGGGACGGTGACCCGGCGACCGTCGAGGGAAAGGTCAAGATCGCCTCGACCATGGCCACGGTGCTGGCCGGGCTGGAAAACGCGGTCGAGCGTGAGGCATACATTCAGGAGTTTGCGACCAAGCTAGGCCTTGGTGTCGAGGCCCTTCGGACCGAGGTCCGCAAGGCCTTTCGGGCCAGGCAGACGAAGTCGGGAACGCAGTCCACCGACGGCGGCCGACCGATCAGCCAGCATATTCCAGCGTTGAGCAGGAATAATAATGGGCAAGACCTGGCCCGCGCCGGCCGTCCTACGGCCAGGCTGCTGGCCGAGAGGGGACTCCTCCGGCTGCTCATCGACCAGCCGGAGCTGAGGCGGCAGATCGTCGGGGGGCTCGGGCCGGACGACTTCTCCGGGGCCGCCGAGCGGGTCGTCGCCGAGATGGTCCTCGGCGAGGAGGCGGCTTCCGAGCCCCCGGGGTCCGAAGCCTTCCTCGCCGCCCTGCCGGCCCACTTCGAGAACGAAGATGACGCCCGGGTGGCCGCCGAGATCGTGATGGGCGAGATGCCGCCGGGCGAGCCAGATAAGATGGTCCCGGGCTACCTAAAGACAATCAGGGAGGCCTCCGTCAAGGCCAGGGCCGAACTCATCCGGGTGGAGATGGAACGCCTGGAGCGTGACGGCCAAGAGATTCCCGAAGCGATGCTCCGGGAATATCATGAACTTCAGCAACTACGTTCGGCCGGAGGCACGGCTGCCCCGCCGGGCCAACGGCATGTATCGAAAGGGGAAACCGGATGA
- a CDS encoding deoxyguanosinetriphosphate triphosphohydrolase, whose product MSVRPRLFTEDLEDRTLSRHATRSSRSLGRQVAEEPCPIRTAFQRDRDRIIHSKAFRRLKDKTQVFIAVAGDHYRTRLTHTLEVAQIARTMARALRLNEDLTEAIALGHDLGHTPFGHTGEAVLNDALEAEGHSGFRHNEQSLRVVSLLERLEPGHPEGVGLNLTWEVRDGIAKHTGDLWADGDLPATLEGQLVRMSDRIAYINHDIDDAIRGGIIAPEDVPAGPVAVLGATRARRINTLVTAVIEASYDRPELALSRPVRGAMDDLRSFLFERVYVGSGAKAEEDNARKLVQALYGFYRKNPGQIAGGDPPSLAAPDWRRACDYVAGMTDRYAMAQFDKHFPPAPSEGEVQAPERAG is encoded by the coding sequence GTGTCCGTACGACCGCGGCTGTTCACCGAGGACCTGGAAGACCGCACCCTCTCCCGACATGCCACCAGGAGCAGCCGCTCCCTCGGTCGGCAGGTCGCCGAGGAGCCGTGCCCGATCCGGACCGCGTTTCAGCGGGACCGCGATCGGATCATCCACTCCAAGGCCTTCCGTCGCCTCAAGGACAAGACCCAGGTCTTCATCGCCGTGGCCGGTGACCACTACCGGACGCGCCTGACCCACACCCTCGAGGTGGCCCAGATCGCCCGGACGATGGCCCGCGCTCTGCGCCTCAACGAGGATCTGACCGAGGCCATCGCCCTGGGCCACGACCTCGGTCACACCCCTTTCGGGCACACCGGAGAGGCCGTCCTGAATGACGCCCTCGAAGCCGAGGGCCATAGTGGCTTCCGCCACAATGAGCAGAGCCTCCGGGTGGTCTCCCTCCTCGAGCGGCTCGAGCCCGGCCATCCCGAGGGAGTCGGCCTCAACCTGACCTGGGAGGTCCGCGACGGCATCGCCAAGCACACCGGCGACCTCTGGGCCGACGGAGACCTTCCGGCCACCCTCGAGGGCCAGTTGGTCAGGATGTCCGACCGGATCGCCTACATCAACCACGATATCGATGATGCCATTCGTGGGGGGATCATCGCCCCAGAAGACGTCCCGGCCGGCCCGGTGGCCGTCCTCGGGGCGACCCGGGCCAGGCGCATCAACACCCTGGTCACGGCGGTCATCGAGGCCAGCTATGACCGCCCCGAGCTGGCCCTGAGCCGGCCGGTCAGGGGGGCCATGGACGACCTTCGGAGCTTCCTCTTCGAGCGAGTCTACGTCGGTTCCGGGGCCAAGGCTGAAGAGGACAACGCGAGGAAGCTGGTCCAGGCCCTCTACGGGTTCTACCGGAAGAACCCCGGGCAGATTGCCGGTGGCGATCCCCCCAGCTTGGCCGCCCCGGACTGGCGGCGAGCCTGTGATTATGTCGCCGGGATGACCGATCGCTATGCCATGGCCCAGTTCGACAAGCACTTCCCGCCGGCTCCCTCGGAGGGCGAGGTCCAGGCCCCAGAAAGGGCCGGATGA
- a CDS encoding diguanylate cyclase, whose product MNKTDNPIEPTRFILTAASIELLMGLSVYALPVDLLGPLSPDLRGFVTAPMSTAGILLLLLVRYRLPRWGRWAVLGFATFTLGFGAARLAMEGLWMLAFLEASLVCTLLAVAALPHGIGGVVPDFTYLFLALTELLSGAAMLIRPEVFLYPTFPPVRASTTWVGAAVLAGGVLLTLRRDGTKSRMWLIRPLRHLFYLRPWLAAVLPILMFYDQLWLKDIQGLLAWVIFLAAIPWPKGVLMLGPVEEEDRATPGGEAADSISNLERTLEIWTWLLALALVFWSALQGSHRAGPTGAEEVFTLALVAWNIVAFWVLRGRVTPGKRLAWQLLFLATAVGVFQLTARDRTVAYIFAGLLIVIPSLWTRAFGTKSGWRLLGSALAMIALGGLKSWAIDGLALGAAMGETLIELFVLALAGGMAVRSAGEQRHLAASLDARAQELSGAQETLRQSEEKFRMAFTHAAIGKALISPTGGRFLAVNQALSEMLGYSEVELLEMTDEALLHPEERQSGHGLLARLRQGPVDSVDLERRYLNSRGETVWTQVTASPIRGADGAPQCLVVEIQDITARKQVESQLVHQANHDSLTNLHNRRRFREDLERQLRLVERYGYRGAVIYLDLDGFKEVNDAFGHQAGDIVLVSLAEALEAHLRKTDTVARIGGDEFAVLLPAAGPARAGVVAEHILGTVSGHVTLIGSRPVRVTASLGVAMYPDDGRSPDELLSRADIALFEAKRSRNCYVFYRPEMAEAAAGPGVG is encoded by the coding sequence GTGAACAAGACCGACAACCCCATCGAACCCACGCGGTTCATCCTGACCGCCGCCTCCATCGAGCTCCTCATGGGGCTCAGCGTCTATGCCTTGCCGGTCGACCTGCTCGGCCCCCTCTCGCCGGACCTGCGGGGTTTCGTGACCGCCCCGATGAGCACGGCGGGCATCCTCTTGCTGCTCCTCGTGCGCTATCGCCTGCCGCGTTGGGGGCGCTGGGCGGTGCTGGGCTTTGCCACCTTCACCCTGGGCTTCGGGGCCGCCCGGTTGGCCATGGAAGGCCTGTGGATGCTCGCCTTCCTCGAGGCCTCCCTGGTCTGCACCTTGCTGGCGGTGGCCGCTCTGCCCCACGGAATCGGGGGCGTCGTCCCGGACTTCACCTATCTCTTCCTTGCGCTGACTGAGCTCTTGAGCGGAGCGGCGATGCTCATCCGCCCCGAGGTCTTCCTTTACCCGACTTTCCCCCCCGTCCGCGCCTCGACGACCTGGGTCGGGGCGGCCGTGCTGGCCGGCGGGGTACTCTTGACCCTGCGCCGCGACGGGACCAAGTCGCGGATGTGGCTGATCAGGCCCCTCCGCCACCTATTCTATCTGAGGCCCTGGCTGGCGGCGGTCCTGCCGATCCTGATGTTCTATGACCAGCTCTGGCTGAAGGACATCCAGGGCCTGCTGGCCTGGGTGATTTTCCTGGCGGCGATCCCGTGGCCCAAAGGCGTCCTCATGCTCGGACCGGTCGAGGAGGAGGACCGCGCCACGCCGGGGGGCGAAGCGGCCGATTCCATCTCGAACCTGGAGCGCACCCTGGAGATCTGGACCTGGCTATTGGCCCTGGCGTTGGTTTTCTGGAGCGCCCTGCAGGGCTCACACCGGGCGGGGCCGACCGGCGCCGAGGAGGTCTTCACCCTGGCCCTGGTGGCCTGGAACATCGTGGCCTTCTGGGTCCTGCGCGGGCGGGTCACCCCCGGGAAGCGCCTGGCTTGGCAACTGCTCTTCCTGGCGACCGCCGTCGGCGTCTTCCAACTGACGGCCCGCGATCGAACCGTGGCCTACATCTTCGCCGGGCTGCTCATCGTCATCCCCAGTCTGTGGACCAGGGCCTTCGGCACGAAGTCCGGGTGGAGACTGCTCGGTTCGGCGTTGGCGATGATCGCCCTGGGTGGTCTGAAAAGCTGGGCCATCGATGGCCTGGCCCTCGGAGCGGCGATGGGTGAGACCCTGATCGAGCTGTTCGTCCTGGCTCTCGCCGGCGGGATGGCCGTCCGCAGCGCCGGCGAGCAGCGTCATCTGGCCGCCAGCCTCGACGCCCGGGCCCAGGAGCTTTCCGGGGCTCAGGAAACCCTCCGCCAGAGCGAAGAGAAGTTCCGGATGGCCTTCACCCACGCGGCCATCGGGAAGGCCCTCATAAGCCCGACCGGCGGGCGTTTCCTGGCCGTCAACCAAGCCCTGAGTGAGATGCTCGGCTATTCGGAAGTGGAACTCCTGGAGATGACGGACGAGGCCCTCCTCCATCCGGAAGAGCGTCAATCAGGCCATGGTCTACTGGCCCGCCTGCGTCAGGGACCCGTTGACTCCGTCGACCTCGAACGCCGTTACCTCAACAGCCGGGGGGAGACGGTCTGGACCCAGGTGACGGCCTCACCGATCCGCGGGGCCGATGGCGCGCCGCAGTGCCTGGTGGTCGAGATCCAAGACATCACCGCCCGGAAGCAGGTCGAAAGTCAACTGGTCCACCAGGCCAATCACGACTCGCTGACCAACCTCCATAACCGCCGCCGGTTTCGCGAGGACCTCGAGCGTCAGCTGCGGCTGGTCGAGCGGTACGGGTACCGGGGGGCCGTCATCTACCTCGACCTCGATGGCTTCAAGGAGGTCAATGACGCCTTCGGGCACCAGGCGGGCGACATCGTCCTTGTAAGTCTGGCCGAAGCCCTCGAGGCCCACCTCCGAAAGACCGACACCGTGGCCCGCATCGGCGGGGACGAGTTCGCCGTCCTCCTCCCCGCCGCCGGTCCGGCCAGGGCGGGGGTGGTCGCCGAACACATCCTCGGCACCGTGTCCGGGCACGTGACGTTGATCGGGTCCCGGCCGGTACGGGTGACGGCCAGCCTTGGGGTGGCGATGTACCCCGATGACGGGAGGTCGCCGGACGAGCTTCTCAGCCGGGCCGACATCGCCCTGTTCGAGGCCAAGCGAAGCCGCAACTGCTACGTCTTCTACCGTCCGGAGATGGCCGAGGCGGCGGCCGGACCTGGGGTCGGCTGA